One stretch of Malus domestica chromosome 14, GDT2T_hap1 DNA includes these proteins:
- the LOC103415232 gene encoding uncharacterized protein isoform X1, producing MELRSICNPLRHLPVLSNCSHQIKSSRIRSFSVRSCRLDPNESHKLQLVLEVKEKLEKDYQSLPVGKNGRDDEDMILWFLKDRKFSVEDAVERLNKAIKWRREFRVSELSQDSVKGIAETGKAYVHDFLDVNGRPVLIVDASKHLPAVHDPAENEKLCVFLIEKALSALPEGSEEILGIFNLRAFGRENADLDFITFLFDVFYYYYPKRLGQVLFVEAPFIFKPIWQLAKPLLKSYSSLVRFCSVETVRKEYFTEATVPAKFRD from the exons ATGGAGCTCCGCAGTATCTGTAATCCTCTGCGTCATCTTCCTGTGCTCTCCAATTGTTCCCATCAAATTAAATCGTCCCGAATTCGCAGCTTCTCAGTTCGGAGCTGCCGCTTAGACCCCAATGAATCACACAAG TTGCAGCTGGTTTTGGAAGTGAAGGAGAAGCTTGAGAAAGATTATCAGAGTCTTCCTGTAGGGAAAAAtggaagagatgatgaagatatgaTCCTATGGTTTCTCAAGGACCGCAAGTTTTCAGTCGAAGATGCTGTCGAAAGATTGAATAAAGCAATC AAATGGCGTCGAGAATTCAGAGTGTCCGAATTGTCTCAAGATTCGGTGAAGGGTATAGCCGAAACTGGAAAAGCTTACGTACATGACTTTCTTGATGTTAACGGCAGACCAGTTCTCATAGTGGATGCTTCTAAGCATCTTCCTGCT GTGCATGATCCTGCTGAGAATGAGAAGCTCTGCGTGTTTTTGATTGAGAAGGCATTGAGTGCCCTTCCAGAAGGGAGCGAAGAAATACTAGGAATATTCAATCTACGAGCGTTTGGTAGAGAAAATGCAGATTTAGATTTCATTACATTTTTG TTTGATGTTTTCTACTACTATTATCCAAAGCGATTGGGCCAAGTCCTCTTCGTGGAAGCTCCATTTATATTCAAGCCAATTTGGCAGCTCGCCAAACCGTTGTTAAAATCTTATTCTTCGCTG GTGAGGTTTTGCTCCGTGGAGACCGTCAGAAAGGAGTATTTTACAGAAGCGACGGTGCCTGCTAAATTTAGAGACTGA
- the LOC103415232 gene encoding uncharacterized protein isoform X2, translating into MELRSICNPLRHLPVLSNCSHQIKSSRIRSFSVRSCRLDPNESHKLVLEVKEKLEKDYQSLPVGKNGRDDEDMILWFLKDRKFSVEDAVERLNKAIKWRREFRVSELSQDSVKGIAETGKAYVHDFLDVNGRPVLIVDASKHLPAVHDPAENEKLCVFLIEKALSALPEGSEEILGIFNLRAFGRENADLDFITFLFDVFYYYYPKRLGQVLFVEAPFIFKPIWQLAKPLLKSYSSLVRFCSVETVRKEYFTEATVPAKFRD; encoded by the exons ATGGAGCTCCGCAGTATCTGTAATCCTCTGCGTCATCTTCCTGTGCTCTCCAATTGTTCCCATCAAATTAAATCGTCCCGAATTCGCAGCTTCTCAGTTCGGAGCTGCCGCTTAGACCCCAATGAATCACACAAG CTGGTTTTGGAAGTGAAGGAGAAGCTTGAGAAAGATTATCAGAGTCTTCCTGTAGGGAAAAAtggaagagatgatgaagatatgaTCCTATGGTTTCTCAAGGACCGCAAGTTTTCAGTCGAAGATGCTGTCGAAAGATTGAATAAAGCAATC AAATGGCGTCGAGAATTCAGAGTGTCCGAATTGTCTCAAGATTCGGTGAAGGGTATAGCCGAAACTGGAAAAGCTTACGTACATGACTTTCTTGATGTTAACGGCAGACCAGTTCTCATAGTGGATGCTTCTAAGCATCTTCCTGCT GTGCATGATCCTGCTGAGAATGAGAAGCTCTGCGTGTTTTTGATTGAGAAGGCATTGAGTGCCCTTCCAGAAGGGAGCGAAGAAATACTAGGAATATTCAATCTACGAGCGTTTGGTAGAGAAAATGCAGATTTAGATTTCATTACATTTTTG TTTGATGTTTTCTACTACTATTATCCAAAGCGATTGGGCCAAGTCCTCTTCGTGGAAGCTCCATTTATATTCAAGCCAATTTGGCAGCTCGCCAAACCGTTGTTAAAATCTTATTCTTCGCTG GTGAGGTTTTGCTCCGTGGAGACCGTCAGAAAGGAGTATTTTACAGAAGCGACGGTGCCTGCTAAATTTAGAGACTGA
- the LOC103415233 gene encoding plant UBX domain-containing protein 10-like, with protein sequence MAMREGIRSAAEASCNGIVRRMVSLPSSLMGGFSRAMGHGRHLIGIGSGRRTQTLPSNFPMHYPEEPLILPEVSVSFLTSFEQQYGTMHPFFYACRFMETLKIAEDEHKFLFLYLHSPEHPFTPSFCRETLSSEAVVQFLDANFVSWGAIADRDEGLQMSATLRPACFPFCAVIAPVAGDNIAVMQQMEGPISPTELVGILQRTLEEQGLAFRSLKAKKAEKIIADRRLREEQDAAYLAAIQIDKQKERLKNVPPPVRPQKPAEAPNKANHERLQNHSAQKQHGKTREASIDPQDPQAARILIRFPNGERREQCFLCTDKLQAVYRYIDSLGVPGIGGNYRLVSSFPRKVYGVDQMGITLKDAGLHPRASLFLELAPTV encoded by the exons ATGGCAATGAGGGAAGGCATAAGATCAGCTGCAGAGGCATCTTGCAATGGGATCGTTCGCCGGATGGTAAGCCTTCCGAGCAGCCTTATGGGAGGATTTTCGAGAGCAATGGGGCACGGCAGACACCTTATAGGAATAGGATCAGGAAGAAGAACTCAAACCCTACCATCAAACTTTCCAATGCATTATCCAGAAGAGCCTCTAATCCTTCCAGAAGTATCGGTCTCTTTTCTAACTAGCTTCGAGCAGCAGTATGGCACCATGCATCCATTCTTTTACGCATGCCGGTTTATGGAAACCCTAAAGATTGCTGAGGATGAGCACAAGTTCTTGTTCTTGTATCTCCACTCACCGGAACACCCTTTCACACCTTCTTTCTGTAGGGAGACGCTGTCTTCTGAGGCGGTGGTGCAGTTTCTTGATGCTAACTTTGTTTCCTGGGGAGCAATTGCAGATAGAGATGAAGGTCTACAAATGAGTGCAACTCTTCGCCCGGCTTGCTTTCCATTCTGTGCTGTTATAGCTCCTGTTGCTGGTGATAACATAGCAGTGATGCAGCAG ATGGAAGGGCCAATTTCCCCAACCGAGCTGGTGGGGATTCTGCAGCGGACGCTGGAGGAACAAGGGCTGGCGTTTCGCAGTTTGAAGGCCAAGAAGGCAGAAAAAATAATAGCAGACCGCCGTCTGAGGGAAGAACAAGATGCAGCATATCTTGCAGCTATACAAATAGACAAG CAAAAGGAGAGACTAAagaatgtacctccacctgttCGACCTCAAAAACCAGCAGAAGCCCCAAACAAAGCAAATCATGAGAGGCTTCAAAACCATTCTGCCCAAAAACAGCATGGAAAAACTAGAGAGGCTTCTATTGATCCTCAAGATCCTCAGGCTGCCCGGATACTGATCAGATTTCCGAATGGCGAAAGACGAGAGCAATGCTTCTTGTGCACAGACAAACTGCAAGCGGTTTACAGATACATAGATTCATTGGGTGTTCCTGGTATAGGAGGAAACTACAGATTGGTGTCAAGCTTCCCAAGAAAAGTGTATGGAGTTGATCAAATGGGGATCACACTCAAGGATGCTGGCCTGCATCCTAGAGCAAGCCTATTTCTTGAATTGGCCCCAACTGTTTAA
- the LOC103415232 gene encoding phosphatidylinositol/phosphatidylcholine transfer protein SFH3 isoform X3, translating into MELRSICNPLRHLPVLSNCSHQIKSSRIRSFSVRSCRLDPNESHKLQLVLEVKEKLEKDYQSLPVGKNGRDDEDMILWFLKDRKFSVEDAVERLNKAIKWRREFRVSELSQDSVKGIAETGKAYVHDFLDVNGRPVLIVDASKHLPAFDVFYYYYPKRLGQVLFVEAPFIFKPIWQLAKPLLKSYSSLVRFCSVETVRKEYFTEATVPAKFRD; encoded by the exons ATGGAGCTCCGCAGTATCTGTAATCCTCTGCGTCATCTTCCTGTGCTCTCCAATTGTTCCCATCAAATTAAATCGTCCCGAATTCGCAGCTTCTCAGTTCGGAGCTGCCGCTTAGACCCCAATGAATCACACAAG TTGCAGCTGGTTTTGGAAGTGAAGGAGAAGCTTGAGAAAGATTATCAGAGTCTTCCTGTAGGGAAAAAtggaagagatgatgaagatatgaTCCTATGGTTTCTCAAGGACCGCAAGTTTTCAGTCGAAGATGCTGTCGAAAGATTGAATAAAGCAATC AAATGGCGTCGAGAATTCAGAGTGTCCGAATTGTCTCAAGATTCGGTGAAGGGTATAGCCGAAACTGGAAAAGCTTACGTACATGACTTTCTTGATGTTAACGGCAGACCAGTTCTCATAGTGGATGCTTCTAAGCATCTTCCTGCT TTTGATGTTTTCTACTACTATTATCCAAAGCGATTGGGCCAAGTCCTCTTCGTGGAAGCTCCATTTATATTCAAGCCAATTTGGCAGCTCGCCAAACCGTTGTTAAAATCTTATTCTTCGCTG GTGAGGTTTTGCTCCGTGGAGACCGTCAGAAAGGAGTATTTTACAGAAGCGACGGTGCCTGCTAAATTTAGAGACTGA